From Actinosynnema mirum DSM 43827, a single genomic window includes:
- a CDS encoding acyl carrier protein, whose amino-acid sequence MTSGTESRTDDVQGVVLDFLRARTGAEWDAERDLFAEGGLSSLFAMELVVHLEQCFDVEIAGPDLRLDNFRTVRAMTALVDRLRAGGAGG is encoded by the coding sequence ATGACCTCGGGCACGGAGTCGCGGACCGACGACGTCCAGGGCGTGGTGCTGGACTTCCTGCGCGCCCGCACCGGCGCCGAGTGGGACGCCGAGCGGGACCTGTTCGCCGAGGGCGGCCTGTCGTCGCTGTTCGCGATGGAGCTGGTCGTGCACCTGGAGCAGTGCTTCGACGTCGAGATCGCGGGCCCCGACCTGCGGTTGGACAACTTCCGCACGGTGCGCGCCATGACCGCGCTCGTGGACCGGCTCCGCGCGGGCGGCGCCGGTGGCTGA
- a CDS encoding 3-hydroxyacyl-CoA dehydrogenase family protein, translated as MPGDTDDPPTRALASPSSDNPSSDNPSPDGASPDGAARGEPGRPAGERPLLVLGAGVMGCGITALALSRGLPVLLVDPDADRLDAARADVRAHLRTAQLLGVATGPLGELSTATDPSGAHEVVAVVEAVTEDAETKAKALTGVCATVPPGTPLVSNTSSIPMGELAPALPRPGDLVGAHFMNPPYLIPAVEVARGPLTSDAAFTGLTALLARLGRAPVQVGDAPGFVTSRLLHPMINDAARVVESGTADAAAVDALMRDCLGHREGPLRTADLIGIDNLVDSLRVLRLRTGDERCEPCDLLLAKVGAGHLGRKSGRGFYDYGHPGREGTGR; from the coding sequence GTGCCCGGCGACACCGACGACCCACCGACCCGAGCGCTCGCCAGCCCGTCGTCCGACAACCCGTCGTCCGACAACCCGTCACCCGACGGCGCGTCACCCGACGGCGCGGCGCGCGGCGAGCCGGGCCGCCCGGCCGGGGAGCGCCCGCTGCTGGTGCTGGGCGCGGGCGTCATGGGCTGCGGCATCACCGCGCTCGCGCTCTCCAGGGGCCTGCCCGTGCTCCTGGTGGACCCGGACGCCGACCGGCTCGACGCGGCCCGCGCCGACGTGCGCGCGCACCTGCGGACCGCCCAGCTGCTCGGCGTCGCCACCGGACCGCTCGGCGAGCTGAGCACCGCGACCGACCCGAGCGGCGCCCACGAGGTCGTCGCCGTGGTCGAGGCCGTCACCGAGGACGCCGAGACCAAGGCCAAGGCGCTCACCGGGGTCTGCGCCACCGTCCCGCCGGGCACCCCGCTGGTCTCCAACACCTCGTCCATCCCGATGGGCGAGCTGGCCCCCGCGCTGCCCAGGCCCGGCGACCTCGTGGGCGCGCACTTCATGAACCCGCCCTACCTGATCCCCGCCGTCGAGGTGGCGCGCGGCCCGCTGACCTCGGACGCGGCGTTCACCGGGCTCACCGCCCTGCTCGCGCGCCTGGGCCGCGCCCCGGTCCAGGTCGGCGACGCGCCGGGCTTCGTCACCAGCCGCCTGCTGCACCCGATGATCAACGACGCGGCGCGCGTCGTGGAGTCGGGCACCGCCGACGCCGCCGCCGTCGACGCGCTCATGCGCGACTGCCTCGGCCACCGCGAGGGCCCGCTGCGCACCGCCGACCTGATCGGCATCGACAACCTCGTCGACTCGCTGCGCGTGCTGCGCCTGCGCACCGGGGACGAGCGGTGCGAGCCGTGCGACCTGCTGCTGGCCAAGGTCGGCGCGGGGCACCTCGGGCGCAAGAGCGGCCGGGGCTTCTACGACTACGGCCACCCCGGCCGTGAGGGGACGGGGCGATGA
- a CDS encoding NAD(P)/FAD-dependent oxidoreductase, with protein sequence MLDAIVMGGGPAGAVCASVLARQGRSVLVLERQEFPRFHIGESMLPYMVGLLERHGLLDAVREQGYVVKRGGEFIDPTGTKFFRAGVFRADFAKTGDGRHHETFQVERSHFDRVNLDQARAAGATVREGAQVVGLLEEGGRVVGVRYREGGVEREERARYVVDATGRAGVVANRFGLRRMIEDLRMVAVFHHRDGLDEAHNPGHEGDIQVGSHADGWIWAIPLSADRISVGTVMHRDRLRGRTPAEAFAEHVERVPRINQRLTGTTATSDFWVETDYSYHSDQVTGPGWVMVGDAGCFGDPMFSGGVLVGMATGAEAAEALGRALDSPADEEQALTGYSNFFKTGYDTYVRLIFSFYEGELLPALAEAHSEAGDLSEADMEMYVVRLLGGDFWSARNPVANALRANPAWSTFSPFEPVHRCPVYPELDVAELGGLAGAVGR encoded by the coding sequence ATGCTCGACGCGATCGTGATGGGTGGTGGGCCCGCCGGGGCCGTCTGCGCCTCGGTGCTCGCCCGGCAGGGCCGCTCGGTGCTCGTGCTGGAGCGGCAGGAGTTCCCCCGCTTCCACATCGGCGAGTCGATGCTGCCGTACATGGTCGGCCTGCTGGAGCGGCACGGCCTGCTCGACGCGGTGCGGGAGCAGGGCTACGTCGTCAAGCGCGGCGGCGAGTTCATCGACCCGACGGGCACGAAGTTCTTCCGCGCCGGGGTGTTCCGCGCCGACTTCGCCAAGACCGGAGACGGCCGCCACCACGAGACGTTCCAGGTCGAGCGCTCGCACTTCGACCGGGTGAACCTGGACCAGGCGCGCGCGGCGGGCGCGACCGTGCGGGAGGGCGCGCAGGTCGTCGGGCTGCTGGAGGAGGGCGGCCGGGTGGTGGGCGTGCGCTACCGCGAGGGCGGGGTCGAGCGCGAGGAGCGGGCCCGGTACGTGGTGGACGCCACCGGCCGGGCAGGCGTGGTCGCCAACCGGTTCGGGCTGCGGCGGATGATCGAGGACCTGCGCATGGTGGCGGTGTTCCACCACCGCGACGGGCTGGACGAGGCGCACAACCCCGGCCACGAGGGCGACATCCAGGTCGGCAGTCACGCGGACGGGTGGATCTGGGCGATCCCGCTGTCGGCGGACCGGATCAGCGTGGGCACGGTGATGCACCGCGACCGGCTGCGCGGTCGCACCCCCGCCGAGGCGTTCGCCGAGCACGTCGAGCGGGTGCCCAGGATCAACCAGCGGCTCACCGGCACCACGGCGACCTCGGACTTCTGGGTGGAGACCGACTACAGCTACCACTCCGACCAGGTCACCGGCCCCGGCTGGGTGATGGTCGGGGACGCGGGCTGCTTCGGCGACCCCATGTTCTCCGGCGGGGTGCTGGTGGGCATGGCCACCGGCGCGGAGGCCGCCGAGGCGCTCGGGCGGGCGCTCGACTCGCCCGCCGACGAGGAGCAGGCGCTCACCGGCTACTCGAACTTCTTCAAGACCGGCTACGACACGTACGTGCGGCTGATCTTCTCCTTCTACGAGGGCGAGCTGCTGCCCGCGCTGGCCGAGGCGCACTCGGAGGCGGGGGACCTCTCCGAGGCGGACATGGAGATGTACGTGGTGCGGCTGCTGGGCGGCGACTTCTGGAGCGCGCGCAACCCGGTGGCGAACGCGCTGCGCGCGAACCCGGCGTGGTCGACGTTCTCGCCGTTCGAGCCGGTGCACCGCTGCCCGGTGTACCCGGAGCTGGACGTGGCGGAGCTGGGCGGCCTCGCGGGCGCGGTCGGCCGGTGA
- a CDS encoding class I SAM-dependent methyltransferase — protein MSAPEPVPPEPVPPEPVPLEPVPLEPVPLEPVEMPDESWTSLGNAGARAQESARADRLFDDPLARAFLDASGTGNPLLPDRGGGDPGLLGQIADVIVVKTVFFDAVLARAAAAGVRQVVLLAAGLDARAFRLPWPGGTVVFEVDLPDVLGFKERVVREVGAEPSCDRRVVAADLRSDWVAALVAAGLDREAPVAWLAEGALGLLDEAGCEALMAAVLGVSAAGSRFALDHTHDGWKAGEALGGYLEGTGVRLDDLVKGGPQEPGGVWLARHGWRVDEYDVVAEAARHGRPAPTLFRAPERRANATILFEAELG, from the coding sequence ATGAGCGCGCCGGAGCCCGTGCCGCCGGAGCCCGTGCCGCCGGAGCCCGTGCCGCTGGAGCCGGTGCCGCTGGAGCCCGTGCCGCTGGAGCCGGTGGAGATGCCCGACGAGAGCTGGACGTCGCTGGGCAACGCGGGGGCGCGGGCGCAGGAGTCCGCGCGGGCCGACCGGTTGTTCGACGACCCGCTGGCGCGGGCGTTCCTGGACGCGTCGGGGACGGGGAACCCGCTGCTGCCCGACCGGGGTGGCGGTGATCCAGGGCTGCTCGGGCAGATCGCGGACGTCATCGTGGTCAAGACGGTGTTCTTCGACGCGGTGCTGGCGCGGGCGGCGGCGGCCGGGGTGCGGCAGGTGGTGCTGCTGGCCGCCGGGTTGGACGCCCGCGCGTTCCGGCTGCCCTGGCCAGGGGGGACGGTGGTGTTCGAGGTGGACCTGCCGGACGTGCTGGGGTTCAAGGAGCGCGTGGTGCGGGAGGTCGGGGCGGAGCCCTCGTGCGACCGGCGGGTCGTCGCGGCGGACCTGCGCTCGGACTGGGTGGCCGCGCTGGTCGCCGCCGGGCTGGACCGGGAGGCCCCGGTGGCCTGGCTGGCGGAGGGCGCGCTGGGGCTGCTGGACGAGGCCGGGTGCGAGGCGCTGATGGCGGCGGTGCTCGGGGTGTCCGCGGCGGGGAGCCGGTTCGCGCTCGACCACACCCACGACGGGTGGAAGGCCGGGGAGGCGCTGGGCGGGTACCTGGAGGGGACCGGGGTCCGCCTGGACGACCTGGTGAAGGGTGGGCCGCAGGAGCCGGGCGGGGTGTGGTTGGCGCGGCACGGGTGGCGGGTGGACGAGTACGACGTCGTGGCGGAGGCCGCGCGGCACGGGCGGCCCGCGCCGACCCTGTTCCGTGCGCCGGAACGGCGGGCGAACGCGACGATCCTGTTCGAGGCCGAGCTGGGGTGA
- a CDS encoding HAD-IIIC family phosphatase, with protein sequence MTGDGAGGGATGGDLVKCLVWDLDDTLWRGTLAEGDAPVLDERVRAAIVELDARGVLQSVASRNDPEPALAALEALGVAEYFVLPEIGWGVKSAAVARIADRLGFAHRAIAFVDDRPAERAEVAFHLPEVRCYPAERVLELCSLPEFSPAVVTEDARNRRALYRAGFARGAEQAAFTGPDEEFLRSLGLVLRIDRARPEDLHRVEELTARTSQMNATGVHYPHGELRALLDDPAHEVLVAGLTDRFGPHGAIGIVLLERHAAAWHLKLLATSCRVVPYGVGSVLLDWLCGQALEAGAHLVADFRRTDRNRMMEIAYRFAGYDDADCACRAELAAVSGGPEHLAAAGSPGAGAPVGGAPVGGAPGTGVPGTGAPETRVAESRAADVPVTQVPEARAVGTPVRRLHLLPAPRPAPRVVTVEALSLLEVPTRG encoded by the coding sequence GTGACTGGTGATGGCGCTGGCGGCGGCGCGACCGGCGGCGACCTGGTCAAGTGCCTGGTGTGGGACCTGGACGACACGCTCTGGCGCGGCACCCTGGCCGAGGGCGACGCGCCCGTGCTGGACGAGCGGGTCCGCGCCGCGATCGTCGAGCTGGACGCGCGCGGCGTGCTCCAGTCGGTGGCCAGCCGCAACGACCCCGAGCCTGCCCTCGCCGCGCTGGAGGCGCTGGGCGTGGCCGAGTACTTCGTGCTGCCCGAGATCGGCTGGGGCGTCAAGTCCGCCGCCGTCGCCCGCATCGCCGACCGGCTCGGCTTCGCGCACCGCGCCATCGCGTTCGTCGACGACCGGCCCGCCGAGCGCGCCGAGGTCGCCTTCCACCTGCCCGAGGTGCGCTGCTACCCGGCCGAGCGCGTGCTGGAGCTGTGCTCGCTGCCCGAGTTCAGCCCCGCCGTCGTCACCGAGGACGCCCGCAACCGCCGCGCCCTCTACCGGGCCGGGTTCGCGCGCGGCGCCGAGCAGGCCGCGTTCACCGGGCCCGACGAGGAGTTCCTGCGCTCGCTGGGACTGGTGCTGCGGATCGACCGGGCGAGGCCCGAGGACCTGCACCGGGTCGAGGAGCTGACCGCGCGCACCAGCCAGATGAACGCCACCGGCGTGCACTACCCGCACGGCGAGCTGCGCGCCCTGCTGGACGACCCGGCGCACGAGGTGCTGGTGGCGGGCCTGACCGACCGCTTCGGGCCGCACGGCGCGATCGGCATCGTGCTGCTGGAGCGGCACGCCGCCGCGTGGCACCTGAAGCTGCTGGCGACCTCGTGCCGCGTGGTGCCCTACGGCGTGGGCAGCGTGCTGCTGGACTGGCTGTGCGGGCAGGCGCTGGAGGCGGGCGCGCACCTGGTGGCCGACTTCCGGCGCACCGACCGCAACCGGATGATGGAGATCGCCTACCGCTTCGCCGGGTACGACGACGCCGACTGCGCCTGCCGCGCCGAGCTGGCGGCGGTGAGCGGCGGTCCCGAACACCTCGCGGCGGCCGGATCCCCGGGAGCCGGTGCTCCCGTGGGCGGTGCTCCCGTGGGCGGTGCTCCAGGAACCGGCGTCCCGGGAACTGGTGCTCCCGAGACTCGCGTGGCCGAGTCCCGCGCCGCTGATGTCCCCGTCACCCAGGTCCCCGAGGCTCGTGCCGTCGGCACCCCGGTGCGGCGGCTGCACCTGCTCCCCGCGCCCCGACCCGCCCCGCGCGTGGTCACCGTCGAAGCCCTGTCGCTGCTGGAGGTGCCCACCCGTGGGTGA
- a CDS encoding acyl-CoA dehydrogenase family protein, producing MADRVAEATALVERVVADRAGEWDLAGELPVAALRELGAAGALCGEVAERHGGLGLGSLDNGELTARTGALCGSVRSVQTSQGMAAWTVRRLGDQAQRAAVLPRLTGGELAAVALSEPGAGSDLSAMATTVEDDPGEPGTVLVRGHKVWTTAARYADLLLVAGRRGDGAAVALVPATAPGVTITPVANPMGCRAAGHADVELDDVRLPATSVLGGDGVSTALLVTTVLAHGRLSVAWGCVGILRACLAASAEHARTRRQFGVPLAEHQLVAGHLADLLVAEQVSTRVCEHASRRWDEGSAELVTATVLAKHVSAQHAARAAATAVQVLASAGAHDGHPVARAYRDAKLMEIIEGSNELCRLVLAEHAVATA from the coding sequence GTGGCTGACCGGGTGGCCGAGGCGACCGCGCTGGTCGAGCGGGTGGTCGCCGACCGGGCGGGGGAGTGGGACCTGGCGGGCGAGCTGCCGGTGGCCGCGCTCCGCGAGCTCGGCGCGGCGGGCGCGCTGTGCGGGGAGGTCGCCGAGCGGCACGGCGGCCTCGGCCTGGGCAGCCTGGACAACGGCGAGCTGACCGCCCGCACCGGCGCGCTGTGCGGCTCGGTGCGCAGCGTCCAGACCTCGCAGGGCATGGCTGCCTGGACCGTGCGCCGCCTCGGCGACCAGGCGCAGCGCGCCGCCGTGCTGCCCAGGCTCACCGGGGGCGAGCTGGCCGCCGTGGCGCTCAGCGAGCCCGGTGCGGGCAGCGACCTGTCCGCCATGGCCACCACCGTCGAGGACGACCCCGGCGAACCGGGGACGGTCCTGGTGCGCGGCCACAAGGTGTGGACCACCGCCGCCCGCTACGCCGACCTGCTCCTCGTGGCGGGCAGGCGCGGCGACGGCGCGGCGGTCGCGCTGGTGCCCGCCACCGCGCCCGGCGTCACGATCACCCCCGTCGCCAACCCGATGGGCTGCCGGGCCGCCGGCCACGCCGACGTCGAGCTGGACGACGTGCGCCTGCCCGCCACCTCGGTGCTGGGCGGCGACGGCGTCTCCACCGCGCTGCTGGTCACCACGGTCCTCGCGCACGGCAGGCTGTCCGTGGCGTGGGGCTGCGTCGGCATCCTGCGCGCCTGCCTGGCCGCGTCCGCCGAGCACGCCCGCACCCGCCGCCAGTTCGGCGTGCCGCTGGCCGAGCACCAGCTCGTCGCCGGCCACCTCGCCGACCTGCTGGTCGCCGAGCAGGTCTCCACCAGGGTGTGCGAGCACGCCAGCCGCCGCTGGGACGAGGGCTCCGCCGAGCTGGTCACCGCGACCGTGCTCGCCAAGCACGTCAGCGCGCAGCACGCGGCGCGCGCCGCCGCCACCGCTGTCCAGGTGCTCGCCTCGGCGGGCGCCCACGACGGCCACCCCGTCGCGCGCGCCTACCGGGACGCCAAGCTCATGGAGATCATCGAGGGCAGCAACGAGCTGTGCAGGCTCGTGCTGGCCGAGCACGCGGTGGCGACGGCGTGA
- a CDS encoding FAD-dependent monooxygenase, translating to MSRGGVVERAPVLVVGAGPTGLALACGVRSLGVEALVVDRADGPATTSRALGVQPRGVEVLLRLGALGDLPGLVIPLREVRMHSDGRLVSVMPMARMAQASGRAPLLVSQVEVEASLRERLAGLGGAPEWGVELLDCAQDASGVTALLRDGGGERRVRADWVVGCDGARSLVRELAGIGFPGEQVAEHFLIADVRADWAVDRGVMGSWTRGRDMVSVCPLPGEDRWRLMGPAPAGTAGRLRDDEVRELVLRQLARCTPHPADAITRVEWLSSFRIHRRLAEAHRRGRLLLAGDAAAIHHPFGGQGMNTGLGDAENLAWKLALVARGRAGQALLDTYAAERRPVAEGVLAGTGATTGLVAADNPLVALVRDRVVMPLLNTRLAQGFLWRRASQLGVGYRRGPLAAPGARWGSGPVPGDRVPDVACHDGGGRTTLHAALRGRWAVLAPDGLGGSTEEAVRGLLGADAVVGLAPVAGGLAEVLLVRPDGHLAWRGRPDPEGVAAWLGSALSLVGEGALR from the coding sequence GTGAGCCGGGGCGGGGTGGTCGAGCGGGCCCCGGTGCTGGTGGTCGGCGCGGGGCCGACCGGGCTGGCGCTGGCGTGCGGGGTGCGCTCGCTCGGGGTCGAGGCGCTGGTGGTCGACCGGGCGGACGGTCCCGCGACCACCTCGCGGGCGCTGGGCGTGCAGCCGCGCGGCGTGGAGGTGCTGCTGCGGCTGGGCGCGCTGGGCGACCTGCCGGGGCTGGTGATCCCGCTGCGCGAGGTGCGGATGCACAGCGACGGCAGGCTGGTGTCGGTGATGCCGATGGCACGCATGGCGCAGGCGTCGGGGCGCGCTCCGCTGCTGGTGTCCCAGGTGGAGGTGGAGGCGTCGCTGCGGGAGCGGCTGGCCGGGCTGGGCGGCGCGCCGGAGTGGGGCGTGGAGCTGCTGGACTGCGCGCAGGACGCCTCCGGGGTGACCGCGCTGCTGCGCGACGGCGGCGGCGAGCGGCGGGTGCGGGCGGACTGGGTGGTCGGGTGCGACGGCGCGCGCAGCCTGGTGCGGGAGCTGGCGGGCATCGGGTTCCCCGGCGAGCAGGTGGCCGAGCACTTCCTGATCGCCGACGTGCGCGCGGACTGGGCGGTCGACCGGGGCGTGATGGGCAGCTGGACGCGCGGGCGCGACATGGTCAGCGTGTGCCCGCTGCCCGGCGAGGACCGGTGGCGGCTCATGGGACCCGCGCCCGCCGGGACGGCCGGGCGGCTGCGCGACGACGAGGTGCGGGAGCTGGTGCTGCGCCAGCTCGCGCGCTGCACGCCGCACCCCGCCGACGCGATCACCAGGGTGGAGTGGCTGTCGTCGTTCCGGATCCACCGCAGGCTCGCCGAGGCGCACCGCCGGGGCAGACTGCTGCTGGCCGGGGACGCCGCCGCGATCCACCACCCGTTCGGCGGGCAGGGCATGAACACCGGGCTGGGCGACGCGGAGAACCTGGCGTGGAAGCTGGCGCTGGTCGCGCGCGGGCGGGCCGGGCAGGCGCTGCTGGACACCTACGCGGCCGAGCGCAGGCCCGTCGCGGAGGGGGTGCTCGCGGGGACCGGGGCGACCACCGGCCTGGTCGCGGCGGACAACCCGCTGGTGGCGCTGGTGCGGGACCGGGTGGTGATGCCGCTGCTGAACACCCGGCTCGCGCAGGGGTTCCTGTGGCGCAGGGCCTCCCAGCTGGGGGTCGGGTACCGGCGGGGGCCGCTGGCCGCTCCGGGCGCCCGGTGGGGATCGGGGCCCGTTCCCGGTGACCGGGTGCCCGACGTGGCGTGCCACGACGGGGGCGGGCGGACGACGCTGCACGCGGCGCTGCGCGGCCGGTGGGCGGTGCTGGCGCCGGACGGGCTGGGAGGGTCGACCGAGGAGGCGGTGCGGGGGCTGCTCGGCGCGGACGCCGTGGTGGGGCTGGCCCCGGTGGCGGGCGGGTTGGCGGAGGTGCTGCTGGTGCGGCCGGACGGGCACCTGGCGTGGCGCGGGCGGCCCGACCCCGAGGGGGTCGCGGCGTGGCTGGGGTCGGCGCTGAGCCTGGTCGGGGAAGGGGCGCTCCGATGA
- a CDS encoding O-methyltransferase yields MGEQVVVTPALLDYVREVSQPEPAVLAELRAETALLPGGGVLPVPPGEGAFLALLVALTGARLVVEVGTFTGYSTLCLASALPDGGRVITCELSPKWPAIARPHWERAGVADRIEVLVGDAADSLAGLTGELAGRVDLVFVDADKAGYPRYYELAVELVRPGGLVVVDNTLFSGRVADPAAVDPDTEGVRELNRRIAADDRVQAVLLAHADGMTLARRTR; encoded by the coding sequence GTGGGTGAGCAGGTCGTCGTCACACCCGCGCTGCTCGACTACGTGCGCGAGGTCTCCCAGCCGGAACCGGCGGTGCTCGCCGAGCTGCGCGCCGAGACCGCGCTGCTGCCCGGCGGCGGCGTCCTCCCCGTCCCACCGGGGGAAGGCGCTTTCCTCGCCCTGCTGGTCGCGCTCACCGGGGCCCGCTTGGTCGTGGAGGTCGGCACCTTCACCGGGTACAGCACGCTGTGCCTGGCCTCCGCCCTCCCCGACGGCGGCCGGGTGATCACCTGCGAGCTGAGCCCCAAGTGGCCCGCGATCGCCCGGCCGCACTGGGAGCGCGCGGGTGTCGCGGACCGGATCGAGGTGCTCGTCGGCGACGCCGCCGACAGCCTCGCCGGGCTGACCGGCGAGCTCGCGGGCCGGGTCGACCTGGTGTTCGTGGACGCGGACAAGGCCGGGTACCCCCGCTACTACGAGCTGGCCGTCGAGCTGGTGCGCCCCGGCGGGCTGGTCGTCGTGGACAACACCCTGTTCTCCGGCCGGGTCGCCGACCCCGCCGCGGTGGACCCCGACACCGAGGGCGTCCGGGAGCTCAACCGCAGGATCGCCGCCGACGACCGGGTCCAGGCCGTGCTGCTCGCGCACGCCGACGGCATGACCCTGGCCCGTCGCACGCGCTGA